Proteins from one Thaumasiovibrio subtropicus genomic window:
- a CDS encoding ectoine synthase, translated as MIVRTLKDCQNSERRVVSENWESVRMLLRDDNMGFSFHITTIYADTETHIHYQNHLESVYCMSGEGEIEVVGGETYPIKPGTLYILDKHDEHYLRAYKDAPMEMACVFNPPITGAEVHDENGVYPLVD; from the coding sequence ATGATTGTAAGAACACTAAAGGATTGTCAAAACAGCGAACGACGTGTGGTATCTGAAAACTGGGAAAGCGTTCGTATGTTGCTGCGTGATGACAACATGGGCTTTTCTTTCCATATCACCACTATCTATGCGGACACAGAAACCCATATCCACTATCAAAATCACCTTGAATCGGTTTACTGCATGTCAGGTGAAGGGGAAATTGAAGTCGTGGGTGGTGAAACCTATCCCATCAAACCCGGCACACTCTACATTCTTGATAAACATGACGAGCACTACTTGCGCGCCTACAAAGACGCGCCAATGGAAATGGCTTGTGTCTTTAACCCTCCGATCACTGGTGCTGAAGTCCATGACGAGAATGGCGTGTACCCACTCGTTGACTAA
- a CDS encoding aspartate kinase, with protein MTHTVEKIGGTSMSAFDAVLENILLRPQFHYQRIFVVSAYGGITDALLECKRTGKPGIYQLVAQRSDQWRMAISDLRERMILINNNLFADPLTRGRADKFIRQRLKSAEECIDNIMNTCRHGQFSLRLYLPQIREFLSSIGEAHSAYNTVLKLKSFGVNAQLIDLSGWNDIQSDGLDEVLADALTHVDLNTTLPIVTGYAHCKEGLMKTFDRGYSEITFSRLACITDASQAIIHKEYHLSSADPRIVGADHVFPMGKTNFDVADQLANLGMEAIHPKAAAGLRNQGIPLKIMNTFEPTHPGTLISQDFQSEKDNIQIIAGRNKVFALHIFDQAMVGSVDNVSFDVMEIITDNKVQLVGKEMNANSITYYLTGSTSSLNNVLYKTEKRYPDARIKGRMVALISAIGSSINTNQALSKGMVALLNADINPIAANASMRNINVQFVVEDDDYQKTIRALHHTFVNQGDMKKMKVA; from the coding sequence ATGACGCATACCGTAGAGAAAATTGGCGGTACTTCAATGTCAGCGTTTGATGCCGTACTGGAAAACATCTTACTCAGACCGCAGTTTCATTATCAACGCATCTTTGTGGTTTCAGCCTATGGCGGTATCACCGACGCACTATTAGAGTGTAAACGCACTGGAAAGCCAGGTATTTATCAATTGGTCGCTCAGCGTAGCGACCAATGGCGGATGGCAATCAGCGATCTTCGTGAACGTATGATTCTCATCAACAATAATCTGTTTGCTGATCCACTAACCCGTGGTCGAGCGGATAAGTTCATTCGACAACGGTTAAAAAGTGCAGAAGAATGTATCGATAACATCATGAATACCTGTCGCCATGGACAGTTTTCATTACGCCTTTATTTACCGCAAATTCGAGAGTTCCTCTCTTCGATCGGTGAAGCACACAGCGCATACAACACGGTACTCAAATTGAAGTCTTTCGGTGTCAATGCACAGCTCATTGATCTTTCTGGCTGGAACGATATTCAATCAGACGGGCTAGATGAAGTGTTGGCCGATGCCTTAACTCATGTTGATTTAAACACCACGTTACCTATCGTCACTGGCTATGCCCATTGCAAAGAAGGGCTGATGAAGACCTTTGACCGCGGCTACAGTGAAATTACCTTTAGCCGCTTGGCCTGCATCACTGACGCGTCGCAGGCTATCATCCATAAAGAGTATCACCTCAGTAGTGCGGATCCACGCATTGTGGGTGCCGACCATGTGTTTCCAATGGGGAAAACGAACTTTGATGTTGCTGATCAGCTGGCGAATCTTGGGATGGAAGCCATCCATCCTAAGGCCGCCGCTGGACTACGAAATCAGGGTATTCCACTGAAGATCATGAACACTTTTGAGCCCACCCACCCAGGCACCCTGATTTCTCAAGACTTTCAGTCAGAAAAAGACAATATTCAGATCATTGCCGGTCGGAACAAGGTCTTCGCATTGCACATCTTTGATCAAGCTATGGTCGGGTCAGTGGACAACGTCAGCTTTGATGTGATGGAGATCATCACAGATAACAAAGTTCAGTTGGTCGGCAAAGAGATGAACGCAAACTCGATTACCTACTACCTCACGGGAAGTACTAGCAGCTTGAACAACGTCTTGTATAAAACGGAAAAACGCTATCCTGATGCTCGAATTAAAGGCCGGATGGTCGCCTTAATTTCCGCTATAGGCTCTTCAATCAATACGAATCAAGCATTAAGTAAGGGGATGGTGGCACTCTTAAATGCTGACATTAACCCGATTGCTGCCAATGCCTCCATGCGCAATATTAATGTGCAATTTGTGGTGGAAGATGATGATTATCAGAAGACCATTCGTGCGCTGCATCACACCTTTGTGAATCAAGGTGATATGAAAAAAATGAAAGTAGCTTAA
- a CDS encoding propionyl-CoA synthetase, with translation MTASNSGTPRGPGSHTTYDQTYLQASNSPELFWKQQAHALDWYQFPQTILSRDENGVERWFADGKLNTAYLALDYHVKHGRADQVALIYDSPVTETKQRYTYQSLLDAVSLTAGMLAELGVTKGDRVIIYMPMMPQAVFAMLACARLGAVHSVVFGGFAPRELPQRIEDAEPKVLLTASCGIEVDRVLPYKPIVDKAIMDSRCKPEAVVVWQRDACLADLAHERDKDWLTLLSSAKPNPCVVVKATDPLYILYTSGTTGKPKGVVRDNGGHAVAMKYSMEAIYNLQPGEVFWAASDVGWVVGHSYIVYAPLIHGCTTILYEGKPVRTPDPAAFWRVCDEHKVNVLFSAPTAFRAIKKEDPEGKGVTQYAMPALRHIFMAGERLDPPTLAWVESHTQRPVIDHWWQTETGWAIAGNPLGITTFPTKAGSATKPIPGFQVAVLDEAGQRRCAGEQGYIAIKRPMPPGCLPTVWRNHDRLESGYFSQFPGYYVSGDGGYLDEDGYLFVMGRIDDVINVAGHRLSTGEMEEVVGGHDAVAECAVIGVHDELKGQIPLGLVVLKDGYASHDGDIETQLTQKVRHEIGPVACFKQALVVDRLPKTRSGKILRRVLRQIADGEHYTVPSTIDDPASIDEIAKKMDALAK, from the coding sequence ATGACTGCATCCAATAGTGGTACCCCCCGAGGACCGGGAAGCCACACCACCTATGATCAGACCTATCTACAAGCATCAAATTCACCGGAACTGTTCTGGAAACAGCAAGCACACGCGCTGGATTGGTATCAGTTTCCCCAGACTATTTTAAGTCGCGATGAAAATGGTGTTGAACGTTGGTTTGCCGATGGAAAACTAAATACGGCTTATCTCGCGTTGGACTATCACGTTAAGCATGGTCGAGCTGATCAAGTCGCTTTGATCTATGACTCTCCGGTCACCGAGACGAAACAGCGTTATACCTATCAATCCCTCCTTGACGCCGTATCCCTGACCGCGGGCATGCTTGCTGAACTGGGCGTCACAAAAGGTGACCGTGTCATTATTTACATGCCGATGATGCCACAGGCAGTGTTTGCGATGCTAGCGTGTGCGCGATTGGGCGCAGTACACTCGGTTGTGTTTGGTGGTTTTGCGCCGCGTGAACTGCCGCAGCGAATTGAAGATGCAGAGCCAAAAGTGTTGTTAACTGCCTCTTGCGGCATCGAGGTAGATAGAGTTTTACCGTACAAGCCGATTGTCGATAAGGCGATTATGGACAGCCGCTGCAAACCGGAGGCAGTGGTAGTTTGGCAACGCGATGCGTGTCTTGCTGACTTAGCCCATGAAAGAGACAAAGATTGGTTAACGTTATTATCGTCGGCTAAACCAAACCCTTGCGTGGTGGTAAAGGCGACGGACCCGCTTTACATTCTTTATACCTCCGGAACGACAGGTAAGCCAAAAGGTGTCGTGCGTGACAATGGCGGTCACGCCGTAGCAATGAAATACAGCATGGAAGCCATCTACAACCTGCAACCCGGAGAGGTTTTTTGGGCGGCCTCTGATGTCGGCTGGGTCGTCGGTCACTCTTACATCGTCTATGCGCCGCTGATTCATGGCTGTACAACGATATTGTACGAAGGAAAACCTGTGCGGACCCCAGATCCGGCGGCATTTTGGCGAGTTTGCGATGAGCACAAGGTCAATGTCCTCTTTTCAGCCCCGACGGCATTTCGTGCGATCAAGAAAGAAGACCCAGAAGGAAAGGGGGTCACCCAATATGCGATGCCTGCTCTCAGGCATATCTTTATGGCGGGAGAGCGCTTAGATCCCCCGACCTTAGCTTGGGTCGAAAGCCATACCCAACGACCTGTTATCGATCATTGGTGGCAGACAGAAACAGGATGGGCGATTGCGGGCAATCCGCTCGGTATTACCACATTTCCAACAAAAGCGGGCTCCGCAACTAAGCCAATACCAGGTTTTCAAGTGGCAGTGTTGGATGAAGCAGGACAAAGACGCTGCGCTGGCGAGCAAGGGTACATTGCCATTAAACGCCCCATGCCGCCCGGTTGCTTACCGACGGTTTGGCGAAATCATGACAGGCTCGAAAGTGGCTACTTTAGTCAGTTTCCGGGGTATTACGTTTCCGGTGATGGCGGCTATTTGGATGAAGATGGCTATCTCTTTGTGATGGGGCGTATTGATGATGTGATTAATGTGGCAGGCCATCGTTTATCCACTGGCGAGATGGAAGAAGTGGTTGGCGGACATGATGCCGTTGCAGAATGCGCGGTCATTGGTGTTCACGATGAGCTGAAAGGGCAGATTCCGCTCGGTTTAGTGGTACTCAAAGATGGCTATGCTTCTCATGATGGTGATATTGAAACGCAACTGACGCAGAAAGTACGGCACGAGATCGGCCCAGTAGCTTGCTTCAAGCAAGCGTTAGTGGTTGACCGTTTACCGAAAACACGATCAGGGAAGATATTGCGCCGTGTGTTACGGCAAATTGCTGATGGTGAGCATTATACTGTGCCATCAACGATTGATGATCCGGCCAGTATCGATGAGATAGCGAAGAAGATGGATGCATTAGCCAAGTAA
- a CDS encoding bifunctional 2-methylcitrate dehydratase/aconitate hydratase: MSANVDINQRPDPDSLLVKIADYVFENERLSADAYQTARYCLMDTLGCGLLALRFPECTKHLGPIIPGTTVVNGARVPGTSHELDPVMAAFNIGCIIRWLDFNDTWLAAEWGHPSDNLGGILATADYLSRVAVSQGKAPLTMRDVLTAMIKAHEIQGVLALENSYNRVGLDHVLLVRVASTAVVTKMLGGSRDQIIDAVSQAWVDGCALRTYRHAPNAGSRKSWAAGDATSRAVRLAMITMKGEMGLPSVLSAPQWGFYDVLFNGEAFKVNQAFSSYVMENVLFKISYPAEFHAQTAVECAVQLHDQVVTRLEDIERIEVTTHESAIRIISKVGDLANPADRDHCLQYMIAIPLLYGDLVAEHYEDSFHQQDPRIDQLRDKMVIAEDLSYTRDYLDADKRSIANAIQVFFTDGSSTEKVAVEYPIGHRRRRDEGIPVLEAKFLRNLQTRFPQGRSEQIMALCSDQAQLESMPVNEFMSLLTIN; encoded by the coding sequence ATGAGTGCAAATGTAGACATTAATCAACGTCCAGATCCCGATAGCCTGCTCGTCAAGATAGCTGACTATGTGTTTGAAAACGAGAGACTATCTGCCGATGCCTACCAGACTGCGCGTTATTGCTTAATGGATACGTTGGGGTGTGGTTTGCTTGCGTTGCGTTTTCCCGAGTGCACTAAACACCTCGGCCCCATTATACCGGGGACGACGGTTGTCAATGGCGCGCGGGTGCCCGGGACATCACATGAGCTAGATCCGGTCATGGCGGCGTTCAATATCGGTTGCATCATTCGTTGGCTTGACTTCAATGACACGTGGCTTGCGGCAGAGTGGGGGCATCCCTCGGATAACTTGGGGGGGATTCTCGCAACTGCTGACTATTTAAGTCGCGTCGCCGTATCGCAAGGCAAAGCGCCGTTAACCATGCGAGACGTATTAACCGCCATGATCAAAGCGCACGAGATCCAGGGCGTCTTGGCCCTCGAAAACAGCTATAACCGAGTCGGTCTTGATCATGTCTTATTAGTGCGTGTGGCATCGACGGCGGTGGTCACCAAAATGTTGGGTGGCAGTCGTGATCAGATCATTGATGCGGTTTCGCAAGCATGGGTTGATGGGTGTGCGTTAAGAACCTATCGTCATGCGCCCAATGCGGGTTCTCGAAAGTCATGGGCGGCGGGTGATGCCACATCGCGCGCTGTGCGTTTAGCGATGATAACGATGAAAGGTGAAATGGGCTTGCCGTCTGTTTTAAGTGCGCCGCAGTGGGGCTTTTACGATGTCTTGTTTAACGGCGAAGCATTTAAGGTCAACCAAGCGTTTTCTAGCTATGTGATGGAAAATGTTCTGTTCAAAATTTCCTATCCGGCAGAGTTTCATGCACAAACCGCCGTAGAGTGCGCCGTGCAGTTACATGATCAGGTGGTTACTCGGTTAGAGGATATTGAACGCATTGAAGTGACGACACACGAATCAGCGATTCGAATTATCTCAAAAGTCGGGGACTTGGCGAACCCAGCAGATAGAGATCACTGTTTGCAGTACATGATTGCGATTCCGCTGCTCTATGGAGATTTGGTGGCTGAGCATTATGAAGACAGCTTCCATCAGCAAGATCCACGCATAGATCAACTTCGAGACAAAATGGTGATCGCAGAGGATCTCAGTTATACCCGCGACTATCTGGATGCGGATAAACGCTCCATTGCCAATGCGATACAAGTCTTCTTTACCGATGGCTCTTCAACAGAAAAGGTGGCGGTGGAATACCCTATTGGGCATCGCCGCCGTCGAGATGAAGGTATCCCCGTTCTAGAAGCGAAGTTCTTACGCAATTTGCAAACACGTTTTCCTCAAGGCCGTAGCGAACAGATCATGGCATTGTGCAGCGACCAAGCGCAGCTCGAATCGATGCCAGTGAATGAATTTATGTCGCTGCTCACCATTAACTGA
- the prpC gene encoding bifunctional 2-methylcitrate synthase/citrate synthase — protein MPAVSANSTPHVHGKGAGLRGQSAGETALCTVGKTGSGLTYRGYDITDLAQYAEFEEVAFLLLKGHLPNLTELRDYQRQLCQLRGLPDALKQVLELIPADAHPMDVMRTGCSFLGNLQQEASFDEQLWMTDTLLAKFPAIICYWYRFSHHGVRIETRSDEPSTGGYFLEMLTGKPTSELHKQVMHCSLILYAEHEFNASTFTARVCASTLSDLHSCITAAIGSLRGPLHGGANEAAMALIEHWRSAEEAEQGIMAKLTNKEKVMGFGHAVYSESDPRNGLIKGWSKRLSDEADDGYLYTVSERVEQVMRREKGLFPNADFYHASAYHYLGIPTKLFTPIFVISRLTGWAAHIFEQRENNRIIRPSADYVGPDHQTWVPIEQRESKA, from the coding sequence ATGCCAGCGGTATCAGCGAATTCCACCCCTCATGTTCATGGTAAAGGCGCAGGACTACGCGGTCAGTCTGCGGGTGAAACTGCACTTTGCACTGTTGGAAAAACGGGGTCAGGCCTTACTTATCGAGGTTACGATATTACCGATTTAGCGCAGTATGCAGAGTTTGAAGAAGTCGCTTTTCTATTGCTGAAAGGCCATTTACCTAACCTCACTGAGCTAAGAGATTATCAGCGCCAACTTTGTCAACTGCGCGGCTTACCTGATGCCTTAAAACAGGTACTGGAGCTGATTCCAGCCGACGCGCACCCCATGGATGTGATGAGAACGGGTTGCTCCTTTTTGGGTAATTTACAGCAAGAGGCATCTTTTGATGAGCAGCTATGGATGACCGATACGTTGCTGGCGAAGTTCCCTGCCATTATCTGTTATTGGTATCGATTCAGTCACCATGGTGTACGGATTGAAACTCGCAGTGATGAGCCCTCGACGGGCGGCTACTTCCTTGAGATGTTGACTGGTAAACCCACGAGTGAATTGCATAAGCAGGTAATGCATTGCTCTTTGATCCTCTATGCCGAGCATGAGTTTAATGCCTCTACCTTTACCGCGCGTGTGTGCGCGTCAACCTTATCGGATTTGCATTCCTGTATTACCGCCGCCATCGGTAGTTTGCGAGGGCCACTACATGGCGGCGCTAATGAAGCGGCCATGGCGCTAATTGAGCACTGGCGTTCAGCGGAAGAAGCCGAACAAGGCATTATGGCTAAGCTGACCAATAAAGAGAAAGTGATGGGCTTTGGTCATGCCGTTTACAGCGAGTCAGATCCGCGTAATGGACTGATTAAAGGTTGGTCAAAGCGGTTGTCCGACGAAGCGGATGATGGCTATCTCTATACCGTGTCTGAGCGGGTAGAGCAGGTGATGCGGCGTGAGAAAGGCCTATTTCCCAATGCAGATTTCTATCATGCCTCTGCTTATCACTACCTCGGGATCCCGACCAAACTCTTCACGCCAATTTTTGTCATCAGTCGTTTAACGGGGTGGGCTGCACACATTTTCGAACAACGTGAAAATAACCGCATTATCCGACCGAGTGCGGATTATGTCGGACCTGACCATCAAACTTGGGTGCCGATTGAACAACGTGAGAGCAAGGCATGA
- the prpB gene encoding methylisocitrate lyase — MSKSAGKRFRQAVSVNHPLKIVGAINPYCAMMAEQVGHQALYLSGAGVANASFGLPDLGMTSLNDVLEDARRITQATELPLLVDIDTGFGGALNISRTIRQMEQAGVAAVHIEDQVAQKRCGHRPNKAIVTQAEMVDRIKAAVDSRMSDDFVIMARTDALAVEGMDAAIARAVACVEAGADMIFPEAMHDLEQYRAFVDAVQRPVLANITEFGQTPLFGADELAKNGVAMVLYPLSAFRAMNKAALNVYQSLHDLGHQREVLDQMQTREELYHFLAYHQYEQKLDALFGSDSSN; from the coding sequence ATGTCTAAGTCAGCAGGAAAACGTTTCAGACAGGCAGTGAGCGTTAATCACCCACTGAAAATTGTCGGTGCCATTAACCCTTATTGCGCCATGATGGCGGAGCAGGTTGGCCATCAGGCTCTTTACTTATCAGGCGCGGGTGTGGCGAACGCTTCTTTTGGTTTGCCTGATTTAGGTATGACGTCATTGAATGATGTGCTGGAAGATGCACGGAGGATCACTCAAGCCACAGAGCTGCCCTTATTGGTGGATATTGATACGGGGTTTGGCGGAGCGCTCAATATATCGCGCACCATTCGACAAATGGAACAAGCGGGCGTTGCGGCCGTGCATATAGAAGATCAAGTAGCGCAAAAACGGTGTGGCCATCGGCCAAACAAAGCCATTGTGACGCAAGCTGAAATGGTAGACCGAATAAAAGCAGCGGTAGATAGCCGAATGAGTGATGATTTTGTCATCATGGCGCGCACGGATGCATTGGCTGTGGAAGGGATGGACGCCGCCATAGCGCGTGCCGTGGCTTGTGTCGAAGCGGGTGCAGATATGATTTTCCCCGAAGCCATGCATGATCTCGAACAGTACAGAGCCTTTGTGGATGCGGTGCAGCGTCCAGTGCTGGCAAATATCACTGAATTTGGTCAAACGCCACTTTTTGGGGCTGATGAACTGGCAAAAAACGGTGTTGCTATGGTGCTCTATCCTCTAAGTGCCTTTCGTGCCATGAACAAAGCGGCCTTGAACGTTTATCAAAGCTTGCATGATCTTGGCCATCAGCGCGAGGTGCTCGACCAGATGCAGACGCGAGAGGAGCTTTACCATTTTCTTGCCTATCACCAATACGAACAAAAATTAGATGCGCTCTTTGGTAGCGACTCTAGCAATTAA
- a CDS encoding GntR family transcriptional regulator: MQQVFSTALQGSQRRDLCGQVVEAIVCGVYAPGEKLSESEMAKRFGVSRGPLREVLMQLTAMGLIERVPNVGARVVTLSSTKLCDIYRVREALEGMAARLAAELISDEEIASLRGLLETHEMHIEQVEGASYFHQQGDFDFHYCVIKASRNDKLISLLCDELYQLLRMYRFQSPRSHSRPEHALQEHKQILQAMEERDGELAEMLMRRHIQRSRTLIEQQLEIGNADAPSRFQHP, translated from the coding sequence ATGCAACAGGTGTTCAGTACAGCACTGCAAGGGAGTCAGCGGCGTGACCTCTGTGGTCAAGTCGTCGAAGCGATTGTCTGCGGCGTTTACGCCCCCGGAGAGAAGTTGTCAGAGTCTGAGATGGCAAAACGTTTTGGTGTTAGCCGAGGGCCATTGCGTGAAGTACTCATGCAGCTGACCGCGATGGGATTAATCGAACGGGTCCCAAATGTTGGTGCTCGCGTTGTCACGCTCTCTTCCACAAAGCTTTGTGATATCTACAGGGTCAGGGAAGCGTTAGAAGGGATGGCTGCGCGCTTGGCCGCGGAACTCATCAGTGATGAGGAGATCGCATCGCTTCGCGGCTTGTTGGAAACGCACGAAATGCATATTGAGCAGGTCGAAGGTGCTTCTTACTTTCATCAGCAAGGTGATTTTGATTTTCACTACTGCGTCATTAAAGCGAGCCGAAACGATAAGTTAATCAGCTTACTGTGCGATGAGTTGTACCAACTGCTTCGCATGTACCGTTTTCAATCACCACGTTCTCATTCTCGCCCTGAGCATGCGTTGCAAGAACACAAACAGATATTGCAAGCGATGGAAGAGCGAGATGGAGAACTGGCGGAGATGTTAATGCGCCGCCATATACAGCGCAGTCGGACCTTAATTGAACAGCAACTGGAAATAGGTAACGCAGATGCCCCCTCGCGTTTTCAACATCCATAA
- a CDS encoding helix-turn-helix transcriptional regulator, giving the protein MNKAERLLELLTHLRAKRYAVTAKQLAECMGVSERTIYRDIQSLINSGVPIEGEAGVGYLLGKGAHLPPLMFTEKEMIALELGMRMVRAWSDKEIAQASQSASHKIMSVLPDRLKRQIEDFPLIVPDFYTDTVSAAHSQQLRSATDNKQCIRIHYHTEDGTPSQRVIQPLGQVFWGKVWTLVAWCELRQAYRNFRVDRIDDLAVLPQCFETSDTKSLKHYLSQYDEHY; this is encoded by the coding sequence ATGAATAAAGCGGAACGACTTCTTGAGCTATTGACTCACTTACGCGCCAAACGATACGCCGTCACCGCAAAACAACTGGCTGAGTGCATGGGTGTCAGTGAACGAACCATCTATCGGGATATACAATCTTTAATCAACTCTGGGGTGCCGATTGAAGGAGAAGCAGGTGTTGGCTACCTACTCGGTAAGGGTGCGCACTTGCCACCGCTCATGTTTACAGAGAAAGAGATGATTGCCCTAGAGCTCGGCATGCGTATGGTAAGAGCCTGGTCCGACAAAGAGATCGCCCAAGCGAGTCAGTCCGCTTCCCATAAGATTATGTCGGTTTTACCTGATCGATTAAAAAGACAGATTGAGGACTTTCCGCTGATTGTCCCTGACTTCTACACCGATACAGTCAGTGCCGCCCATAGCCAGCAGTTACGCAGCGCGACTGACAACAAGCAATGTATTCGCATTCACTATCACACCGAAGATGGCACACCATCGCAGCGTGTTATTCAGCCGCTGGGACAGGTGTTTTGGGGGAAAGTATGGACCTTAGTCGCTTGGTGCGAACTGCGCCAAGCTTATCGTAATTTTCGCGTTGATCGCATTGATGATCTTGCCGTTCTACCTCAGTGCTTTGAGACCTCAGACACGAAAAGCCTGAAACATTATCTCAGTCAATATGACGAACACTACTAG
- a CDS encoding YadA-like family protein, with product MKKSILSLAVLGLLSTSVMANSIDVDVDNSVPGVAERPQPQVPGNLPDVNVPERPQPELPPAHLPVTDVERPQPDDATPSRPQPDDVTPERPQPDNTPDRPEPVDPSFGIPAIGAGDNQVRIDSLEASFQEMAREMRDHAEQLDGVRAGMHAVTNARPFVAEGEFGVGVGVGFSGSKEALALGGAYGINENLSVSGTFHYETSGKYSSSDVAGGVGLQYTFK from the coding sequence ATGAAAAAGTCAATTTTGTCTCTAGCGGTACTGGGTCTTCTTTCTACTAGTGTAATGGCGAACAGCATTGATGTTGACGTTGATAACAGCGTACCAGGCGTCGCAGAGCGTCCACAGCCACAAGTACCAGGCAACCTTCCGGATGTAAATGTACCAGAACGCCCTCAGCCAGAACTTCCACCAGCACATTTGCCTGTGACTGATGTTGAGCGTCCTCAACCGGATGACGCAACGCCAAGTCGCCCGCAGCCAGATGATGTAACGCCAGAGCGTCCTCAGCCAGATAACACGCCAGATCGTCCTGAGCCGGTAGATCCAAGTTTTGGTATCCCAGCAATTGGCGCGGGAGATAACCAAGTTCGCATTGATTCTCTAGAAGCTTCTTTCCAAGAAATGGCTCGTGAAATGCGTGACCACGCAGAGCAGCTTGATGGCGTAAGAGCTGGTATGCATGCGGTAACGAATGCACGTCCATTTGTCGCTGAAGGTGAGTTCGGTGTTGGTGTTGGCGTTGGTTTTTCTGGTAGCAAAGAAGCACTGGCACTTGGCGGCGCATATGGTATTAACGAAAATCTGAGCGTTTCGGGTACGTTCCACTATGAAACTAGTGGTAAATACTCTTCTTCAGATGTTGCTGGTGGCGTTGGTCTTCAATACACCTTCAAGTAA